The Dreissena polymorpha isolate Duluth1 chromosome 8, UMN_Dpol_1.0, whole genome shotgun sequence genome includes the window tttgcgttaagtgtcaaGCCAGGTTAGGTCAGGCAGTCAGCACAGGCGATGGTAAAACGGGGATAAATTCATTTGCGTTatgtgtcaacccagattaggtcatgcagtcaacacaggcgATGGTAAAACTGGGATTAATTCATTTGCGTTtcgtgtcaacccagattaggtcatgcagtcaacacaggcgATGGAAAAACGGGGATTAATTCATTTGCGTtacgtgtcaacccagattaggtcatgcagtcagcaCGGGCGAACCAGGAACGACACTTgtcgcttagactggattttactttagaagagacttcctttaaacgaaaatttctaTTAAAGCGACAAGTGTCGtccgtaattagcctgtgcagattcacaagctaatctgggacgacacttttcgcacatgcattaaactctaatttcgcagagtgcggctcatatataattatatttaacttatttttaggGCTGTTTCGTTTCCGGTTTCGTTTCAATTGTAAcgtcatttattatattttattaagttcaAGTTGTTATTTTTAGCGCATGTTTTTAGTCCTCTTGATTCGCGACTTTAATAACATACAGcttatttatatttagttttgttgtaaagaaatatttcaGAGAAACGTATTTgcttattatataacttaaaaattatattagttaaaggttacacatattattaaataaaacaacaacgggGACTGTGTGCGCagagaaaaaaacatttcaatggcCTCGCTATAAAGTACAAATACACCGCAATAGCATTAAGAAAACtaacaattattctttaattagcCCCAATAAAGTCTGTCTACACAGAAAGTGTTTTCCGGCGGACCACCATAACAATTATATTAGTTAAATGTTTAATGGTAcacattattgtttttagaaaatattaatggTTTCGCTATCAAGTAAAAATACACCGCAATATCATTCGGAACACtaacaattattctttaattaccGGTAGCCTCAATAAAGTCTGTCTCCACAGGACGTGTTTCACTGGACCACCAGGATGCGTTGTTCGTGACCGGCAGTGCGGGAGAGGACTCGCCGATCATAGTCGGCGTGTATGATGTCGGCAGACTGGAATACCGCGCCATCCGAGAACTTGTTAGACGGGTTTTATTTCGCTCTTTGCTAATTGTATGTGTATTGCTCCcatttgcttaaatgaatttcgaCAACGTATAATGATGACGTCTATATGAGCCCCGTTCTGTGAAAAGTAGGGTTCAGGcacgtgcgtaaattgtcgtcctagattagcctgtgcagtccgtacaagctaatcagaaacgacaatTTCCACGTTTGTTGAATTTTTTCGTTAGAATAacgtctcttttaaacgaaatttcAGTGTGGGAactgtcgtcactgattagcctctgcggactgcacactctacgcaatgcgttaagcccagtctttctcagaacgcggctcatataaataatccattaattacagttttgttttcaaatattttttatttagtttctTTTATGTAATTTTACTTTCTACACTTAAAACGtccatatttttgtaaaatgttgcattcCCCCTGAAAATTATTCGATACTTAAGATACGTTCATGATCAATTTGATTACAAAACAGTCCAATTTAGTAaacttttcaaaaataacaaaatatcgtgcgtcataCTTGCAAACGTTATACTCAACAGAAGGTGGCCTGCAATGCAAACACGAGGTTTTACGAAGCAGACAACAGATCAGTGGTCATGGAAATTTACGTTAAGTTTtacttgtttgaccttgaaaaaaTGGACGTCAGCATCGTGTTTCTGGGTCGAGTAGTCGATACACGAGTGTTTATCTTGACCAAACGGAAGCGTACGTACAAttcttatttacattttataattcatgtGTGGAGGTGGCAGTATTCACAACATAGTTATTAAATATGCCGGTAATGGTGTGTCATTACTATTCCGCGTCACTAAGAAATCAAATTCATGATTTAAAGATTTTGCTAACTGAACGATTTGGGTCAGAACGTGTTAGAAACCGTTCCGCCCACTTTATCTCTGTCTATGACGTCATTCTTCCATTGTAGTACTCCTCGTGACGTCACGTTTTGTCACGTTTTGGCAAGAACGTGAAACTGTACAACATCACAAACGGCTGCATTGACGACATAATAAAAACTGGGCACAAGAAGGAGATCTACCAATTTGTGGTCAGTTTTTATACCTTTCTTCACATTATGTCATATGCCACCTGTACTGTACAAGTGAAGTAGCAAGCAGTGAACATCTCAAAACTGTATTgcagtttgttttttaatgttttgacgAACATTTACATTCGCAAGTGATGTGTTCATATATATACGACCATTCTCCCCATACCCCTGATTCAAGTAGGCAGTTAACAGATCTGATAAAAGCATGTGTACTAACTTTTGTACTAAGTGATTGGAATCGGTTCCCCAAAACGGAGTCGATTAATCGGAGGCCATAATCAGCGATTAATCGATTTATcagcttttttaacaaaaaaataagtttttaatatttaactaatgtttttgttgatattaacattatattactatattttatcaaaaagaactttatcatgactattccttatgtgttttgtgatttaataatGAATACATGCTTAAAAATCTTGCTTTGTGTTTGAAATACTGTGGCTGCAATGTTACGTACTGTGTGAAAATGGCTTAAACCCCAATGACTACAACAAATCTTGTACAGAGTGAAGAGTAATacagattattaaataaaaacagacctttaaaaagtaattttatttcaaaagaaaaacTTGTATGATCATTTTCAGAAGAATATGAAAATATCTACTTAAATATGGACCTTATGATAATAGTTTCTTGACATGGAAAGGGAACAAATTCTTCTCTGACCGACATCTTGAATGAATTGGCTATAGCCGCTATACACATCGGTATTACGATCGCTGATAGGTTTAAAGGGgttgttttataatgttattgattagttgaattcatattggctttgttattgagctgaagacagccgtattggcctgaggccgcaggctcaataacaaagccaatatgaattcaactaatatattacaattttattaattaactttatattgtTCAGCAAGAAAAacttgaatttcactttcgaattacaaatttacatttttttgctATTTAATTAAGAATGAAGTTTTGAATAATAGcaccggggatgaacaacttttgtcacgtgaccgcAAAAGTCAACGCCGGTTGCAGAAACAGATTGTAATCTTGTAcattaaggtaagttttgttgttttttcatataatcaaaatttcagtttttaacaagtgatagcctatgacacagtatactaaataaacttttatttgaaatgattccattgcctttactgtttccactttccgagaacacttcgacacaaaattctgaaatgcattgcaaacgctgtttgtttatgtggtgttgatgattttctttcaacaatattggtttaacgactgaattagtatgattttacacttcattttaatatatttaataagattcatgacaaaaatagcggtgcaaattgaaaaatatcttatttttttgttttgttttgttttgcaaacgcaggttggtatttcttgagcaataggaaatggcaaacgcaggttgcgagaatattcaaaggataatgaaacgcacactgtacacatttttgaaagtcttctaaaatatgatatggttacaaatacgaaaatattaactattcaacacaatatatgactacggaacttcaattgaggacatttaaacagagcggaaatatgcttatcaacacattaagtactgttacaagtatattgaaccacaacgtgcgttgcctcctttaagcggacctcgaatgacgctaaacgcgccaaaactcacgaaaatcccgtgcattagtaaacacgcatgtttattgaactgtgacgaaaagaatagcagatagtgtgtcacatccaatcacttgcgtttcatatctcttttggtgtagtctttaaaactttataaaaacattttagaaatatattttaacaaaaagtaattctttcattacagaaacatgacgctcgtgtgtgaaatctgtggaaagacatttaaatcgaagtgggggttaaagcttcatgataagcgccacagagggactggacgattcgcctgttgtggaaaaacattttacacaaaacaggcgttcaacagacacaggtttgtattttttttgtttttagtacaatgctaggttctgtcggtttaaaaatcAAGATACAATTCAACATAGGTCATTGCATTCTGagcgaaagtatgtttttataacctagttgcaaagcactatttaaaatgttttgaatggtgttttcgaaaaaagccggctttaaaacacttaacacattATTACTAGTGTGGTGCATATTGGTGTGCTCATTatagtatttagtttttaacgACCATATTTGTCCAGataaatttcaatgcaaattgtCACTGAACAATTGGAATTTACACCGTATAAATCCAGAATGTACGCGTTCCGATACTTCACGTATGTAATTGGAcccttaaacatattatttaatgcgtattttggattttgaaatGCGTAAATACGCGTTAACGCGCCTTATCTGGAGCGCTTCTGACGACCATCATTTTGTTAAGTTCCACATTGTTATGGATAATATTctgtgtgtatttttctgtattgaataataattcaacagttccatttgtttttgttatatagatGCAGCATTCATGGTGTTGAAAAGCCGTTCCCCTGTGAACAATGCGGCAAAAAGTTTTCAACCAAAGATGACCTGAATCGTCACGTCCGGAGGGAGGTTGCTGCAAAGCAATTTACCTGCTCAATTTGCAATGCAACGCTCCGGGAGAAAATTGACC containing:
- the LOC127840683 gene encoding uncharacterized protein LOC127840683 produces the protein MCQPRLGHAVNTGDGRVSLDHQDALFVTGSAGEDSPIIVGVYDVGRLEYRAIRELKVACNANTRFYEADNRSVVMEIYVKFYLFDLEKMDVSIVFLGRSEE